One segment of Micromonospora parathelypteridis DNA contains the following:
- a CDS encoding WXG100 family type VII secretion target produces the protein MSEYTQRYQGSSHQELYDGVMAGKPEQIEGVATQWAELKGILDGVGRDLGGDLEKLGNTWTGSAGREFHRRLSLIVAHSDALGEGMAGIKQGLTMMADHLRSAHKQVESPEETDDNDKAISGTIKGATTFGLPGAVVMGIMGHQQDKEEQEKAHQRMVNLVAELASSYEISAYDRVVDPPPPDPETPNSVNNDPTTPQSVSAIAKVSNGPTSTGVNAHTGDATVAKSERAAPPPGVGDTSVPGEHGSGTGGTPAVAIGPVGTGSGSDAPGTYLAGADPLVGGALLTGGAAGLAGLSGPPAAPAGAGTGPGLLFGAQGGAPAGGVLRTGALAGSGGSSTPPPSARPAGGAPPADGRAASGVGRSIDGQRGGSGGRPATTGGNIRPGSGRGAGGNGGVLGGQGRSQDDDSDERLTWLTEDEMVWQDGGNAAPPVLGNGG, from the coding sequence GTGTCTGAGTACACCCAGCGTTACCAGGGCAGCAGCCATCAAGAGCTGTACGACGGCGTGATGGCCGGCAAGCCCGAGCAGATCGAGGGCGTTGCCACCCAGTGGGCCGAGCTCAAGGGAATCCTGGACGGTGTCGGCCGGGATCTGGGCGGCGACCTCGAGAAGCTGGGCAACACCTGGACGGGTTCGGCAGGTCGGGAGTTCCATCGGCGACTCAGCCTGATCGTCGCCCACTCCGACGCCCTGGGCGAAGGGATGGCCGGCATCAAGCAGGGGCTGACCATGATGGCCGACCATCTGCGCAGCGCCCACAAGCAGGTCGAGAGCCCAGAGGAGACCGACGACAACGACAAGGCGATCTCCGGCACGATCAAGGGTGCGACCACCTTCGGTCTGCCCGGCGCGGTGGTCATGGGCATCATGGGTCACCAGCAGGACAAGGAAGAGCAGGAGAAGGCCCACCAGCGGATGGTGAACCTGGTGGCCGAGTTGGCCAGCAGTTACGAGATCTCCGCCTACGACCGGGTGGTCGACCCGCCCCCGCCCGACCCGGAGACCCCGAACAGCGTCAACAACGATCCGACGACGCCGCAGAGTGTCTCGGCCATCGCCAAGGTGAGCAACGGGCCCACCAGCACCGGTGTCAACGCGCACACCGGCGACGCGACCGTCGCGAAATCCGAGCGCGCTGCCCCGCCGCCGGGGGTCGGTGACACCTCGGTGCCTGGCGAGCATGGCTCGGGCACCGGTGGCACGCCGGCCGTCGCCATCGGCCCGGTCGGCACCGGCAGCGGCTCCGATGCCCCCGGCACCTACCTCGCCGGTGCGGATCCGCTGGTCGGCGGCGCGCTGCTCACTGGTGGTGCCGCCGGGTTGGCCGGGCTGTCCGGGCCGCCCGCGGCGCCCGCTGGCGCCGGCACCGGCCCCGGCCTGCTCTTCGGAGCGCAAGGCGGGGCACCGGCCGGCGGGGTGCTGCGCACCGGGGCGCTCGCCGGTTCGGGCGGCAGCAGCACGCCACCGCCCTCGGCTCGTCCGGCCGGTGGTGCGCCCCCGGCTGACGGTCGCGCCGCCAGCGGGGTCGGGCGCAGCATTGACGGCCAGCGTGGTGGGAGCGGCGGCCGGCCAGCCACGACCGGTGGCAACATCCGCCCGGGCTCCGGCCGTGGGGCGGGGGGCAACGGTGGGGTGCTCGGCGGCCAGGGTCGATCTCAGGATGACGACTCCGATGAGCGGCTGACCTGGTTGACCGAGGACGAGATGGTGTGGCAGGACGGCGGGAACGCCGCGCCGCCGGTCCTCGGCAACGGCGGCTGA